AACATTGACCGCGTCAACCCGGGTAAGTTCCTGATCGCGCTGCACAAAGAGACGGGGCAACAGAAATACAAGATTGCCCTGGACGAGCTGCGCGACCAGATGCGCACCCATCCACGCACTTCAGAAGGCGGCTTCTGGCACAAGAAAATCTACCCGCACCAAATGTGGCTGGATGGGTTGTACATGGCCTCCCCGTTCCTGGCCCAGTACGGCGCTACTTACAATGAACCCGCCGTGTTTGACGATGTGGCCAAGCAGATCATTCTGGTAGATAAGCACACCTATGTGAAAGGGAAAAACCTGTTCTACCACGGCTGGGATGAGAAGCGCGAGCAACCCTGGGCCGATAAGCAAACCGGCCTTTCGCCCAACGTGTGGGGCCGTGCTATGGGCTGGTACGCCATGGCCCTGGTAGACGTGCTGGATTTCCTGCCAAAGAACCACCCGCAGCGGGACGAGGTCCTGAAAATCACCCAGAAAATGGCCACCGCCCTTACCCAATACCAGGACCCCGCTACCGGCCTTTGGTGGCAGGTAGTGGACCAGACCGGCCGCGAAGGCAATTACCTGGAAGCCTCGGCCTCCAGCATGTTCACCTATTTCTTGATCAAGGCTTCCAAGCAAGGCTACATAGACCAGAAATACCGCCAGGTGGCCCAGAAGGGCTATAACGGCATCCTGAGCAACCTCATCAAAAAGAACGCAGACGGCACCATCAGCATTACGCAGGTGTGCGCCGTGGCCGGCCTGGGGGGTACGCCGTACCGCTCCGGTACCTATGAGTACTACATCAATGAGGAGAAGCGCGACAATGACCCCAAGGCGGTGTCGCCGTTCATCATGGCTTCGCTGGAGTTTGAGGAAACAGGTAAGGCATCGGCTTCTAACTAAGGCAGACATGGAGTTCAGAAAAACAACAGTCCTGTTCCTTTTGCTCAGTGTTCTTTGGGGGCAGGCCCAGGCGCAGGCGTATGATTTTGTGGTGGCCAAAGACGGCAGCGGCCAGTTCAAGACCGTGCAGGAAGCCATCAACGCCGTGCCGGATTTCCGGAAGAACACCACTACCATCTTTATTAAGAAGGGCGTCTACAAAGAGAAGCTGACCTTGCCGTCCACTAAGACCGCGGTAACCCTGATTGGAGAGGACGTGCAGAAAACCATCCTGACCTATGATGACTTCGCCAGCAAGAAAAACCGCTTTGGCGAGGAAATGGGCACTACCGGCTCCACCAGCTTCTTTGTGTACGGCGATGACTTCACTGCCCAGAACCTCACCTTTGAGAACTCCTCGGGCCCGGTAGGGCAGGCCGTGGCCGTACGGGTAGACGGAGACAAAGTACACTTTAAGAACTGCCGCTTTCTGGGCTTCCAGGACACGCTGTACCCACACGGCGAGAAAAGCCGCCAGTACTACCAGAACTGCTATATTGAGGGCACCACAGATTTTATCTTCGGGTGGTCTACGGCCGTGTTTGAGAATTGCGAAATCTTCTCCAAGAAAGGGGGCAGCTTCGTGACCGCCGCCTCCACCATAGAAGGGCAGCCCTACGGATTCGTGTTCCTCAACTGCCGCCTTACCGGCGATGCGCCCGAGAAATCCTATTACCTGGGCCGTCCCTGGAGACCCTTCGCCAAAACTGTTTTCATCAACAGCTATTTGGGAAAGCACATCAACCCGGCCGGCTGGCACAACTGGAACAAACCCGAAGCCGAAAAGCAGGTCCTGTACGCCGAGTACAACTCCACTGGCCCCGGCGCCTCTAAAACCGAGCGCGTGAAATGGGCCAAGCAACTGACCGCCGAGCAAGCCAAAGACTACACCCTGGAAAAGATCTTCGGGGACTGGAACCCGTTGGCCGTGAAGTCCGCGCCGCAGGCCGGAAAATAAAAGACAGGTTTTTCCTGTTTTGGGGCTGTTTTCCAGAAAACAGCCCCAAAACAGGAAAATGATCTTTAGTAAAAAAAAACAGCCGCAAGGCCACAGATAGTCCGCTCTTTGAAGGCGAGGGGCGCCGGAAGGGAAGTAGCTCAGGCTACCCGGCAGAACGCATTTGAATAACGAATACGGAAACCGTTCTGCAGGCCTGGAAAGCGCTCCTCCCCTTCAAAGAGACTTTAATTGGTTTTCCTCCGCAGGGAGAGAAGGCCAGTTGCCAACCCTATAGCCACCAGAAGGAAATGAAAAGACCACTACAAAAAATAATGCCCCTTGTCCTAACCCTGCTGTTGGGTTTTGCAGGAATTGGCCAGGCGCAGCAACTGGCATTCCCGGGGGCCGAGGGTTTCGGGCGGTTTACCACCGGTGGCCGCGGCGGCGTCGTGTTGGAGGTCACCAACCTTAACGACTCGGGTACGGGCAGTTTCAGGGCGGCGGTATTGGCCACTGGCCCCCGCACCATCGTGTTCCGGGTGAGCGGCACCATTAAGCTGTTGAGCTCCCTTACCATTAGAAACGGAGACCTGACCATTGCCGGCCAGACCGCGCCGGGAGACGGCATTTGCATCAGTAACCAAACCGTGATGATAGACGCAGACAATATCATCATCAGGTACATGCGCTTCAGGTTAGGTGATGAGGCCCAGGTAGACAATGACGCCATCTGGGGTCGCAACCGCCAGAACATCATCCTGGACCATTGCTCCATGAGCTGGTCAGTAGACGAGACGGCCAGCTTCTATCTCAACAGAAATTACACCATGCAGTGGTGCATCCTGAGCGAGAGCCTGTACCGGTCGGTGCACGACAAAGGCGACCACGGCTACGGCGGCATCTGGGGCGGGGACCATGCCTCTTTCCACCACAATCTGTTGGCCCACCACACCAGCCGCAACCCCCGCTTCAACGGCGGTGGCCGCTCCGGCATCAATGGCGGAACCTACCCCAATGAACACGTGGATTTCAGGAACAACGTGATCTACAACTGGGGGGGCAACAGTGCCTACGGTGGCGAGAACGGCAATTACAACATGGTCAACAACTACTACAAATATGGGCCTGCCACGTCTAGTGGGGTGCGGTCGCGCATTGTACAGGTGTCGTTTGAGGCAGACCCCACCTGGGGCGCAGGCTATGGCAAGTTCTACATCAATGGCAACAACGTTCACAACAACGCGGCGGTCACGGCTGATAACTGGAACGGCGGGGTGAACTATGACTCCAGCCTTCCCACGGCGCAGCGGCCCAATGTGCAGTTACAGGCCCCCATTGACTACCACATGGCCACAAACCATACCGCGGCAGAGGCGTATGAGGCGGTCTTGGCGCAGGGCGGTGCCAGTTTGAAGCGCGATCCGGTAGACACCAGAATCATCAATGAGGTACGCACCGGAACCGCCACTTACGGCGGGGCCTATGGCGCCGCAAAAGGCATCATTGATACCCAAACCACCGTAGGCGGCTGGCCGGTGCTGGCTTCCTTTCCGGCCCCCACAGACACCGATAGAGACGGCATGCCAGACGCTTGGGAAACCACCAACGGCCTGAACCCCAATGACCCCGCCGACCGCAACGCAGACGCCAACAGCAACGGCTACACCAATCTGGAGGAATACCTCAACGGCATCATTGCCAACGCCACGCTCACCGGCGCAGGAGAGGAAACCGATGCGCTGGCCACGGCAGTGTCACCCAACCCTTTCTCAGGAACCACCACCTTTACCTTCAGGGCAGCACAGAAAGGCCAGGCCACGGTCATCGTTTCAGACCTGTCCGGTAGGAAGATCAGCACGCTTTTAAACCAGGTGATTGCCCCTGGAACCCACGCCTTAAACTGGAACGGTACTAACAGAAATGGAGGAAAAGTAGCCCCCGGGCTTTACCTGATCACGTTGCAACTGGGCCAGACCCGGGTGGTGAAACGGGTGGCGCTGGTGCGGGAGTAAATGAATGAAGTGTTTTAAGGCCGTTTTAAGGAAAACAGCCTCAAAACAGAAAAGCAGGAAGGGCAGGAAGATTGGAGGAAAAAACCATAAGGCTTTGCTCCAGATCAAAGTTCTTAACCAAAAAAGTAATCATGCAAACCAGGTACTACCTTGCCGGGCTAAGTCTATTGTTCGCCTGCCAGGCTGAGAAAACATCTATGCACCCGTCCGCGTCGTTGGCGGCCCCCACCGGAGAAACCTCCAAGGTGTGGGTGTCTGACCTGGGCAACGGCACGTTCCAGAACCCGGTCCTTGACGCCGATTACTCAGACCCGGATGTGTGCCGCGTGGGCG
This Rufibacter radiotolerans DNA region includes the following protein-coding sequences:
- a CDS encoding pectinesterase family protein, with translation MEFRKTTVLFLLLSVLWGQAQAQAYDFVVAKDGSGQFKTVQEAINAVPDFRKNTTTIFIKKGVYKEKLTLPSTKTAVTLIGEDVQKTILTYDDFASKKNRFGEEMGTTGSTSFFVYGDDFTAQNLTFENSSGPVGQAVAVRVDGDKVHFKNCRFLGFQDTLYPHGEKSRQYYQNCYIEGTTDFIFGWSTAVFENCEIFSKKGGSFVTAASTIEGQPYGFVFLNCRLTGDAPEKSYYLGRPWRPFAKTVFINSYLGKHINPAGWHNWNKPEAEKQVLYAEYNSTGPGASKTERVKWAKQLTAEQAKDYTLEKIFGDWNPLAVKSAPQAGK
- a CDS encoding FlgD immunoglobulin-like domain containing protein, whose protein sequence is MPLVLTLLLGFAGIGQAQQLAFPGAEGFGRFTTGGRGGVVLEVTNLNDSGTGSFRAAVLATGPRTIVFRVSGTIKLLSSLTIRNGDLTIAGQTAPGDGICISNQTVMIDADNIIIRYMRFRLGDEAQVDNDAIWGRNRQNIILDHCSMSWSVDETASFYLNRNYTMQWCILSESLYRSVHDKGDHGYGGIWGGDHASFHHNLLAHHTSRNPRFNGGGRSGINGGTYPNEHVDFRNNVIYNWGGNSAYGGENGNYNMVNNYYKYGPATSSGVRSRIVQVSFEADPTWGAGYGKFYINGNNVHNNAAVTADNWNGGVNYDSSLPTAQRPNVQLQAPIDYHMATNHTAAEAYEAVLAQGGASLKRDPVDTRIINEVRTGTATYGGAYGAAKGIIDTQTTVGGWPVLASFPAPTDTDRDGMPDAWETTNGLNPNDPADRNADANSNGYTNLEEYLNGIIANATLTGAGEETDALATAVSPNPFSGTTTFTFRAAQKGQATVIVSDLSGRKISTLLNQVIAPGTHALNWNGTNRNGGKVAPGLYLITLQLGQTRVVKRVALVRE
- a CDS encoding glycoside hydrolase family 88/105 protein; the protein is MKKLTSYTLLLVVLLSVACRSGQTAAETQAVANPSGKPWSVWMADSEMKRSPQGWMIDFRPEPKWDYTQGLFASALERVWKRTGDRKYFTYIKAFADTMITENGTIKTYKKTDYNIDRVNPGKFLIALHKETGQQKYKIALDELRDQMRTHPRTSEGGFWHKKIYPHQMWLDGLYMASPFLAQYGATYNEPAVFDDVAKQIILVDKHTYVKGKNLFYHGWDEKREQPWADKQTGLSPNVWGRAMGWYAMALVDVLDFLPKNHPQRDEVLKITQKMATALTQYQDPATGLWWQVVDQTGREGNYLEASASSMFTYFLIKASKQGYIDQKYRQVAQKGYNGILSNLIKKNADGTISITQVCAVAGLGGTPYRSGTYEYYINEEKRDNDPKAVSPFIMASLEFEETGKASASN